A single window of Metallosphaera hakonensis JCM 8857 = DSM 7519 DNA harbors:
- a CDS encoding indolepyruvate ferredoxin oxidoreductase subunit alpha encodes MIMLVSKPKLMLGNEAIAYGALASGVAIAAGYPGTPSTEIIETLMRFRDVYTEWSSNEKVAFETGFGAAMMGARALVTMKHVGMNVASDSLMSSSYTGVSGALVIVSAGDPGMWSSQSEQDIRHYGLMGMIPVLEPFNPQSAHDLTVEAFNLSSSVGHPVIISTNTRISHVRSQVNVLPKQPPIYGKFQKDPGKYSLVPEIAKRDREEQLNRWEKIKSLTSHLVESHGDGEVAILGVGISYSYVREALRTLNIDQVKIVGTSCSVPLPYTIIDELIGVEKVLVIEELDPVVENQLKALLIDNGLHIRVEGKNLTGYAGEMTFERVHRSISKFLGVTIEEEESPINLTEVPRRPPAMCPGCPHRSSFFFLKKGLTLGGIQSTFYSGDIGCYSLGVLPPFNEQDSLVSMGSSLGIANGVYRSTHVIPVAIIGDSTFFHTGLPALANAVYNKLPVLIVVLDNRSTAMTGQQGSPSLVIDIADAAKGIGVKYVEIGDPFDPSFAKTVSKAVEWVKKNQSPALIVAKRACALEVIDKVKPTQVAFVDPNKCTGCTICYDYFTCPAILKRDDKKAIISQQDCIGCGACVPVCPFNAIRLEGDKPEGWDQAWTS; translated from the coding sequence ATTATTATGCTAGTTTCGAAGCCTAAATTAATGCTAGGTAATGAGGCCATAGCATACGGGGCCTTGGCATCAGGGGTTGCTATTGCAGCCGGATATCCAGGTACACCTTCAACTGAAATTATAGAAACTCTTATGAGATTCAGAGACGTGTACACGGAGTGGAGCTCCAACGAGAAAGTCGCATTTGAGACTGGATTCGGAGCTGCAATGATGGGAGCAAGAGCTTTAGTAACAATGAAGCATGTGGGAATGAACGTGGCGTCGGATTCCCTGATGTCGTCCTCCTACACCGGCGTCTCTGGAGCCTTGGTAATCGTTTCTGCCGGAGATCCTGGTATGTGGTCCTCACAAAGCGAACAGGATATAAGGCATTATGGACTAATGGGTATGATTCCGGTCCTGGAGCCCTTCAACCCGCAGTCGGCACATGATCTCACGGTTGAGGCATTCAATTTGAGTTCTAGTGTCGGACATCCGGTAATCATTTCCACTAATACAAGGATCAGCCACGTGAGATCTCAAGTTAATGTCCTTCCCAAGCAACCACCAATTTACGGTAAGTTTCAGAAAGATCCTGGAAAGTACTCTCTGGTACCCGAGATTGCAAAGAGGGATAGAGAGGAGCAGTTAAACCGATGGGAGAAGATCAAATCCCTTACCTCTCATTTGGTAGAGTCCCATGGTGATGGAGAAGTAGCAATATTGGGAGTGGGCATTTCATACTCATATGTCAGGGAGGCATTAAGGACCCTAAACATAGACCAAGTTAAAATCGTGGGGACGTCATGTTCAGTCCCACTTCCCTATACGATCATAGATGAGCTGATTGGAGTGGAAAAGGTATTGGTGATCGAGGAATTAGATCCCGTAGTCGAGAATCAGTTAAAAGCCTTGCTAATTGACAATGGATTGCATATCAGAGTAGAGGGCAAGAACTTAACTGGTTACGCTGGTGAAATGACCTTTGAAAGGGTACACAGGTCTATATCTAAATTCTTGGGTGTGACCATAGAAGAGGAAGAATCCCCCATTAATTTAACCGAGGTCCCTAGGAGACCTCCAGCCATGTGCCCAGGGTGTCCGCATAGATCAAGTTTCTTCTTCCTTAAGAAAGGGTTAACTCTGGGAGGTATACAGAGCACCTTCTACTCCGGCGACATAGGTTGCTACTCTTTAGGCGTTCTACCTCCCTTTAATGAGCAGGACAGTTTGGTATCTATGGGAAGTAGTTTAGGGATAGCTAACGGAGTTTATAGATCCACTCACGTAATCCCTGTGGCGATTATAGGCGATTCTACGTTTTTCCACACTGGTCTTCCCGCTCTCGCCAATGCAGTATACAACAAACTACCCGTTCTTATAGTGGTTCTGGACAACAGGTCCACTGCTATGACAGGACAACAGGGCAGTCCATCGTTGGTTATAGACATAGCAGACGCAGCCAAGGGGATAGGAGTAAAATATGTGGAAATAGGTGACCCCTTTGATCCAAGTTTCGCCAAAACCGTTTCAAAGGCAGTAGAGTGGGTAAAGAAGAATCAGAGTCCCGCATTAATAGTGGCTAAGAGAGCCTGTGCGTTAGAAGTTATAGATAAAGTGAAGCCGACTCAGGTCGCTTTCGTTGATCCAAATAAATGCACTGGATGTACCATCTGTTACGATTACTTCACGTGTCCAGCCATTCTCAAGCGTGACGATAAGAAGGCTATTATAAGCCAACAGGATTGTATAGGTTGCGGAGCCTGTGTTCCAGTCTGTCCCTTCAATGCAATAAGGCTTGAAGGAGATAAGCCAGAGGGGTGGGATCAGGCATGGACAAGTTAA
- a CDS encoding indolepyruvate oxidoreductase subunit beta, with amino-acid sequence MDKLSVLIAGIGGQGVVTAGRIIAEAFSVKGFKVFEAETHGLSQRGGAVNVHVRIGNVDGPLISKSGADILIALEATEALRNIEYLSNHGAIFLNASVKPPSLPKVKVYQLSEITEILKRWRTYVLDCNEIVGETGRCNTGILGVVYQASFSKYLDKDDFLTLFKDQVNRDSFLAGIRYWEKMKYLLTETM; translated from the coding sequence ATGGACAAGTTAAGCGTTCTAATAGCTGGTATTGGGGGTCAGGGTGTAGTTACTGCTGGCAGGATAATAGCTGAGGCTTTCAGTGTTAAGGGTTTCAAAGTATTTGAGGCGGAAACCCATGGGCTTTCCCAGAGAGGAGGCGCTGTAAATGTCCATGTAAGGATTGGTAACGTTGATGGGCCGTTAATAAGTAAGAGCGGGGCAGATATATTGATAGCCTTGGAGGCCACGGAGGCTCTCAGGAACATAGAGTACCTCTCGAATCATGGAGCGATCTTTCTTAATGCCTCAGTTAAACCCCCTTCCCTGCCCAAAGTGAAGGTGTATCAGTTATCGGAAATTACAGAGATATTGAAACGATGGAGGACATATGTCTTGGACTGTAATGAGATAGTGGGAGAGACGGGCAGATGCAACACAGGAATTTTAGGCGTAGTTTATCAGGCCAGTTTTAGTAAGTACTTGGATAAGGATGATTTTCTAACGCTATTCAAGGATCAAGTGAACAGGGATTCATTTTTGGCAGGAATAAGGTACTGGGAGAAGATGAAGTATTTGTTGACGGAGACCATGTAG
- a CDS encoding cob(I)yrinic acid a,c-diamide adenosyltransferase — protein sequence MVYIVAGVWYTGSGDSGTTKVPSVGKVWKDDKLVETLGNLDELNSILGVVSSLYPPIRDELQDLQRDIFEISSEIAGFEMGFSIEKVKKVEELIRFYGDRLEPLRNFVLPGGHGASSFTHLARAVCRRTERSIVSLMRSNLAKEVHVIYLNRLSSLLFVLALWINRATGNPDVIWKGSSK from the coding sequence ATGGTTTACATCGTGGCAGGAGTTTGGTATACCGGATCAGGCGATTCAGGAACTACGAAGGTACCTTCTGTAGGTAAAGTTTGGAAGGATGATAAACTCGTCGAGACTTTAGGTAATTTAGACGAGTTGAATTCTATCCTAGGAGTAGTTTCATCATTGTACCCACCAATTAGAGATGAATTACAGGACCTCCAGAGGGATATATTCGAGATTTCGTCAGAAATAGCTGGATTTGAGATGGGATTTAGCATAGAAAAAGTGAAAAAAGTGGAAGAACTAATTCGTTTTTATGGGGATAGGCTAGAGCCCTTAAGGAACTTTGTTCTTCCAGGTGGACATGGCGCCTCTTCATTCACTCATCTAGCTAGAGCAGTATGTAGAAGAACCGAGAGAAGTATTGTGAGTCTAATGAGATCCAATCTGGCCAAAGAGGTCCATGTAATCTATCTAAACAGATTATCTAGTTTGCTATTCGTGTTGGCTCTATGGATAAACAGAGCTACAGGAAATCCGGATGTTATATGGAAAGGAAGTTCCAAGTGA
- a CDS encoding phosphate-starvation-inducible PsiE family protein, with product MKLISSTLVFKIVSLVVQILLLIGLAATVASTFIQVVVAFQTGLIYVASIVLENVLLIIVFLEVYLSALDFFKGKGRSVIYVIDAMISFVSREIIIEILTPPFNYLDLLTLGGLVVTGAVARYVISRKFPRKSKLRNKAARKTH from the coding sequence ATGAAATTAATCAGTAGCACCCTTGTCTTCAAGATAGTGTCGCTAGTTGTACAAATACTCCTGCTCATTGGGCTAGCTGCCACAGTAGCTAGTACCTTTATTCAAGTAGTAGTGGCTTTTCAAACTGGGCTAATTTATGTTGCGTCCATTGTTCTAGAAAATGTTTTGTTGATTATCGTTTTCTTAGAGGTTTACCTTAGTGCCCTAGACTTCTTCAAGGGCAAAGGTAGGAGCGTAATATATGTAATAGATGCCATGATATCTTTTGTATCTAGGGAAATTATCATTGAGATACTTACTCCCCCTTTCAATTATCTAGATTTACTAACTCTAGGCGGATTGGTTGTCACAGGGGCAGTCGCTAGATATGTGATCTCGAGGAAATTTCCAAGGAAGAGTAAACTCAGAAATAAGGCTGCAAGGAAAACTCATTAA
- a CDS encoding glycosyltransferase family 4 protein has protein sequence MKIAINTQTPPIRFSFTYKELLERYGELSIPLDLSNLSDQDYQISVGGVARMMLSLIGNSDLKSRWVALGPGYPPQVTLNGIDIHFVDLPPQLLSNYTKFKEGLYNEAHGLYKYHLVGPEYIAYASYNWLSATKLLEFYSDTDVYLVNDFQQLLIGGIIGPSAPAVLWYHIPFIPEKLSDRIREFLVRSFEGFDLVISSTKRDLEGMVRAGVKVKVKQIYPFIDPSAYSSVSRDEVDMISTKFGLKDQDKVVLLVGRMDPIKSQDIAIKAIKNTDLKLVIAGNGSFTSKSLGHDKASMWARKLRELVKELKVEDKVVFTGYVTDRELMALYQRSDVVTLTSRSEGFGLTICEGWNYKKPVVVSEGAGASELVINGVNGYTFSPEKPEQMTSALIEAVKNSDNLGQRGYETLKQCSVTTAIHRVKEALEEAMKGYNRLVT, from the coding sequence ATGAAAATTGCCATAAACACTCAAACTCCACCAATTAGGTTTAGCTTCACCTACAAAGAGTTACTTGAGAGATATGGGGAGCTATCAATACCTCTGGACCTGAGTAACCTCTCTGATCAGGACTATCAGATATCTGTGGGAGGAGTAGCCAGAATGATGCTGTCCCTGATTGGGAATTCGGATCTCAAATCCAGATGGGTGGCTCTAGGACCAGGTTACCCTCCCCAAGTAACCCTGAATGGGATAGATATACACTTTGTAGATTTACCACCACAGCTCCTCTCAAATTACACCAAATTCAAAGAAGGACTATATAATGAGGCCCATGGGCTTTACAAATACCACTTAGTGGGGCCAGAGTACATTGCATATGCTTCCTACAATTGGCTAAGTGCAACCAAACTCTTAGAATTTTATTCTGATACTGATGTCTATTTGGTGAATGATTTCCAACAATTACTCATCGGCGGAATAATTGGTCCCTCAGCGCCAGCAGTACTATGGTATCATATACCGTTCATCCCTGAGAAACTTAGCGATAGAATAAGGGAATTCCTTGTCAGATCGTTCGAAGGATTTGACCTTGTCATATCCAGTACGAAACGTGATCTAGAGGGTATGGTGAGGGCAGGTGTAAAGGTAAAAGTGAAACAGATTTATCCTTTCATAGATCCCTCAGCATACTCAAGTGTATCTAGGGATGAAGTTGACATGATATCAACGAAATTTGGTTTGAAGGATCAAGATAAGGTTGTACTTTTGGTTGGTCGAATGGATCCAATTAAAAGTCAAGACATTGCAATTAAGGCTATAAAGAACACAGATCTCAAGTTAGTTATAGCAGGAAATGGAAGTTTCACAAGTAAGTCTCTAGGTCACGACAAGGCAAGCATGTGGGCTAGGAAGCTTAGGGAATTGGTTAAAGAATTGAAGGTTGAAGATAAGGTTGTATTTACAGGCTATGTTACGGATAGAGAGTTAATGGCACTGTATCAGAGAAGCGATGTGGTGACCCTTACCTCAAGGAGCGAGGGTTTTGGCTTAACCATATGCGAGGGATGGAATTATAAAAAACCTGTTGTTGTCAGTGAGGGAGCAGGTGCCAGTGAATTAGTTATCAATGGGGTCAATGGATACACCTTCTCACCGGAAAAACCTGAACAGATGACTAGTGCCTTAATTGAAGCTGTTAAGAATTCAGACAATTTAGGACAGAGAGGATACGAAACATTAAAGCAATGTTCAGTTACCACCGCAATACATAGGGTTAAAGAGGCGCTAGAGGAGGCTATGAAGGGCTATAATCGTTTAGTAACATGA
- a CDS encoding transposase, which produces MLSGVQVPVYSQERLESLAQVMALEQFKLISPNPEKLVQAAPSLLQGNRGKDYVYLTRLGEGLGSLVGKTFTFWDQCGKVGKGKFGTVLAVDESGLTVGEKGELEALRDGVGLIPWRRKGVKARSVDLVHPVRCSLMLQFADLRGESPSLFLLHSVQEVVKHVEVDYVLADAGFLNFQVLREMPVKIVVRGKSGLKGFQQLSSLRLQESVRKVEDRTYVAYRELELDGLYYYDVVYVKDKERPRHFTFVTNFKGDPYTLAELYRLRWQIEEGFKVKKARIELVRKLRNKVLLFLCYTILDNAWNLFNRVVFGYITPGKKFISFDSFIKLL; this is translated from the coding sequence ATGTTAAGCGGAGTACAAGTTCCCGTGTACTCCCAAGAGAGGTTGGAGTCCCTCGCTCAAGTTATGGCATTGGAGCAGTTTAAACTTATCTCCCCCAATCCCGAGAAGCTGGTCCAGGCAGCTCCTTCCCTACTTCAGGGGAACAGGGGGAAGGACTACGTGTACCTCACGAGGTTGGGAGAGGGGTTGGGCTCGCTTGTGGGCAAGACCTTCACGTTCTGGGACCAGTGCGGGAAGGTGGGTAAGGGGAAGTTCGGGACCGTGCTTGCAGTCGACGAGAGCGGGCTCACGGTGGGGGAGAAGGGGGAGTTGGAGGCCTTGAGGGATGGAGTTGGGCTCATCCCGTGGAGGAGGAAGGGAGTGAAGGCCAGGAGCGTGGACTTAGTTCACCCAGTGAGGTGTTCCCTCATGCTCCAGTTCGCCGACCTGAGAGGAGAGAGCCCTTCTCTCTTCCTCCTCCACTCGGTGCAAGAGGTCGTGAAGCACGTGGAGGTAGATTACGTGCTCGCAGACGCGGGTTTCCTCAACTTCCAGGTACTGAGGGAGATGCCCGTGAAGATCGTGGTGAGGGGGAAGTCCGGGTTGAAGGGCTTTCAGCAGCTCTCCTCCCTTCGTCTCCAGGAGAGCGTAAGGAAGGTGGAAGACAGGACTTACGTGGCGTACAGGGAGCTGGAGCTCGACGGCCTCTACTACTACGACGTGGTCTACGTGAAGGACAAGGAGAGGCCCAGGCACTTCACCTTCGTCACCAACTTCAAGGGCGACCCCTACACCTTAGCTGAACTCTACAGGCTAAGGTGGCAGATCGAGGAGGGCTTCAAGGTCAAGAAGGCCAGGATAGAGCTGGTGAGGAAGCTCAGGAACAAGGTTCTCCTCTTCCTCTGCTACACGATACTGGACAACGCGTGGAACCTGTTCAACCGTGTCGTCTTCGGCTACATCACTCCAGGCAAGAAGTTCATCTCCTTCGACTCCTTCATCAAACTTCTCTAA
- the sucD gene encoding succinate--CoA ligase subunit alpha, producing the protein MVQGITGKEGSFHTSMMLKYGTKVVAGVSPGKGGSQVNGVPVYDTVQEATKEHEIDASIIFVPAKFASDAVYEAVDAGVKLIVVITEHIPVVEVAKFVRYAKVRGSRVIGPNCPGLVVPGESLLGILPSKYFKKGSIGIVSRSGTLTYEVSHLVGDIGQSTVIGIGGDPIVGTSLQDVVIEFDSDEHTEAIVIIGEIGGTMEEKVAQMKRDGKIRKSIVGYIAGLTAPKEKRMGHAGAVVYMGMGTFESKVESFKRANIPVANTPYEIRDILTKIIRK; encoded by the coding sequence TTGGTTCAGGGAATTACAGGGAAAGAAGGAAGCTTCCACACATCGATGATGTTAAAGTATGGAACGAAGGTTGTTGCAGGCGTATCACCAGGTAAAGGAGGGAGTCAGGTAAATGGGGTTCCAGTTTACGATACAGTACAGGAAGCTACGAAGGAACATGAGATAGATGCCTCAATAATATTTGTACCCGCAAAATTTGCCAGCGACGCTGTATACGAGGCTGTTGATGCTGGCGTCAAACTCATTGTCGTAATTACTGAGCACATTCCAGTAGTTGAGGTTGCCAAATTCGTCAGATATGCTAAGGTAAGAGGCTCAAGAGTAATTGGACCAAATTGCCCTGGACTCGTAGTACCTGGCGAATCTCTCCTGGGTATCCTCCCATCAAAATACTTTAAGAAAGGGAGTATAGGCATAGTCTCTAGATCTGGAACTCTAACCTACGAAGTTTCACATCTGGTAGGAGACATTGGCCAGTCCACGGTGATAGGGATCGGAGGAGATCCTATCGTTGGGACGTCTCTTCAGGATGTAGTTATAGAGTTTGATAGTGATGAGCACACAGAAGCAATAGTAATAATTGGCGAAATTGGTGGGACTATGGAAGAGAAAGTAGCTCAAATGAAGAGAGATGGAAAAATAAGAAAGTCCATAGTAGGTTACATCGCAGGTTTAACGGCGCCCAAAGAAAAAAGGATGGGTCATGCGGGTGCGGTAGTTTACATGGGAATGGGTACCTTCGAAAGTAAAGTTGAATCCTTCAAAAGGGCTAACATACCGGTTGCCAATACACCCTATGAAATAAGGGATATCTTAACTAAGATAATCAGAAAGTAG